One genomic region from Dermacentor variabilis isolate Ectoservices chromosome 6, ASM5094787v1, whole genome shotgun sequence encodes:
- the LOC142585239 gene encoding cystatin-B-like, producing MPLCGGLSEEVKDADDTVKEICEKVRADVETKLSKTFKEFAPLKYRTQLVNGVNYFVKVHVGDGHHIHVRAHKAFQGEISFSAVQENKTLEDPLEHFQ from the exons ATGCCTCTCTGTGGTGGACTCTCGGAGGAAGTTAAGGATGCCGATGACACAGTCAAGGAGATCTGCGAAAAG GTTCGTGCCGATGTGGAGACGAAGCTGAGCAAGACCTTCAAGGAGTTTGCGCCTCTGAAGTATCGGACGCAGCTGGTGAACGGCGTCAACTATTTCGTAAAG gttcACGTAGGAGATGGCCATCACATCCACGTGCGTGCGCACAAGGCTTTCCAGGGCGAAATATCGTTCTCGGCCGTGCAGGAGAACAAGACGTTGGAAGACCCGCTCGAGCATTTCCAGTGA